In Bifidobacterium sp. ESL0745, one DNA window encodes the following:
- a CDS encoding pseudouridine synthase gives MPHAYSRAEKAHQENYDEGIRLQKLLAQAGFGSRRKCEEIITEGRVEVDGELVTELGTRVDPSSQEIRVDGSRIRLNNKHITLALNKPKKVLSTMDDPKGRYTLRDIVGDKYERIFHMGRLDYETEGLILMTNNGELSQHVMHPRYEVKKTYIATLDGRISGNICRRLVTQGVNLDDGLIRLDHCAIIDSSRDQTIVKVVLHSGKNRIVRRIFGAVGFPVRRLVRTQIGPIKLGDLKPGSYRVLSQTEVRSLAKEVGL, from the coding sequence ATGCCACACGCATATTCACGCGCCGAAAAGGCGCATCAGGAAAATTACGATGAAGGGATTCGCCTTCAAAAACTTTTGGCACAGGCCGGTTTCGGCTCGAGGCGCAAGTGTGAGGAGATTATTACGGAAGGCCGGGTGGAAGTCGACGGTGAGCTGGTGACCGAACTCGGCACCCGCGTCGATCCTTCCAGCCAAGAGATCCGCGTCGACGGGTCGAGGATTCGGCTTAACAACAAGCACATCACGTTGGCGCTAAACAAGCCCAAGAAAGTGCTTTCGACGATGGACGACCCGAAGGGCCGTTATACGCTCCGGGACATCGTGGGCGACAAATACGAGCGCATTTTCCATATGGGACGTTTGGATTACGAAACCGAAGGCCTCATTCTGATGACGAACAACGGTGAACTCAGCCAGCATGTAATGCACCCGCGTTACGAGGTCAAGAAAACGTATATCGCCACGCTTGACGGACGTATCAGCGGCAACATCTGCCGGCGCTTGGTCACGCAGGGCGTCAATCTTGACGACGGGCTCATCCGCCTGGACCATTGCGCCATCATCGATTCCTCGCGCGACCAGACCATCGTCAAGGTCGTGCTGCATTCTGGCAAGAACCGTATCGTCCGCCGCATCTTCGGTGCCGTCGGCTTCCCGGTGCGCCGGCTCGTGCGTACGCAAATCGGACCCATCAAGCTCGGCGATCTGAAGCCGGGTTCGTACCGTGTGCTTTCGCAGACGGAAGTCCGCTCGCTGGCCAAGGAGGTGGGTTTGTGA
- a CDS encoding aquaporin — MTEQQAQHTESKTAAPIPISAIGGELVGSFLIFLVIYLVSALSPSLYGPSAILIAAATGLAYAAMTFIFGKFSGGQFNPAVTLSAMLVGKTGVVNGICYILAQVVGGIVAGGVVKLVLPTSKAAPAKMWFTNAVNGYDQGSISSAQLQQAGVSFGILFAVIVEVIATIIVVAASLYALDDDGKATSKAPAIMGIAYALGVTFTYPITGASLNPARATGIALFASQAGLAANPLKQLWIFWICPILAAAIVAIVVIIAQMVSSNKPAQVEGVDVTESWDKQDSESDDDTNDDSEPADDSQTATISESVTYSATGDDSQSMFGSSDEQSTTDQDTTK, encoded by the coding sequence ATGACGGAACAACAAGCACAACATACAGAAAGCAAAACTGCAGCCCCTATTCCAATTTCGGCAATAGGAGGAGAACTCGTCGGCAGTTTCCTTATTTTTCTTGTGATTTATCTGGTATCGGCACTGAGCCCTTCACTGTATGGTCCGAGCGCGATTCTCATTGCAGCCGCCACAGGGCTGGCTTATGCGGCAATGACCTTCATCTTTGGTAAGTTCTCCGGCGGTCAGTTCAATCCTGCCGTGACATTGTCAGCGATGCTTGTTGGCAAGACGGGCGTCGTTAACGGCATCTGCTACATTCTCGCGCAGGTGGTTGGCGGTATCGTCGCTGGCGGTGTTGTCAAACTCGTGCTGCCGACTTCCAAAGCCGCTCCTGCCAAGATGTGGTTCACAAATGCCGTCAACGGTTACGATCAGGGTTCGATTTCCTCTGCCCAATTGCAGCAGGCAGGTGTAAGCTTCGGTATTCTTTTCGCGGTCATCGTCGAAGTCATTGCAACCATCATCGTGGTGGCAGCCTCTTTGTATGCTCTTGATGACGATGGGAAAGCCACTTCAAAAGCCCCGGCCATCATGGGTATCGCGTACGCACTTGGCGTCACCTTTACCTATCCGATTACCGGCGCTTCGCTCAACCCGGCACGTGCAACCGGCATCGCATTGTTTGCCAGCCAGGCAGGACTTGCGGCGAATCCTTTGAAGCAACTCTGGATTTTCTGGATCTGCCCGATTCTTGCAGCTGCCATCGTTGCCATTGTCGTCATCATTGCGCAAATGGTCTCCAGCAATAAGCCTGCACAGGTCGAAGGCGTGGATGTCACGGAAAGTTGGGATAAGCAAGATTCCGAATCCGATGATGATACGAACGATGACTCGGAACCCGCTGATGATTCACAAACGGCTACGATTTCAGAATCCGTCACTTATTCAGCAACAGGCGACGATAGCCAAAGCATGTTCGGTTCGTCCGATGAACAAAGCACAACCGATCAGGATACAACGAAGTAA
- a CDS encoding DUF3017 domain-containing protein gives MAHNHPYVSEAKEGNPVFEWGVLVVVIISAVLAGFGYTMAATVVFAATAIITGLIRLILKDRSPWKIRSVGFDSFIGIALGTGLLVVYFSIQLMM, from the coding sequence ATGGCCCACAATCACCCATATGTCTCTGAAGCAAAAGAGGGCAACCCCGTATTTGAATGGGGAGTACTTGTGGTCGTCATCATTTCAGCAGTATTGGCCGGATTTGGATATACTATGGCCGCTACAGTGGTGTTCGCTGCGACGGCCATAATCACGGGACTCATCAGACTGATTCTCAAAGACCGAAGCCCTTGGAAAATCCGCTCCGTCGGTTTTGACTCCTTCATAGGAATCGCGTTGGGAACCGGCCTTCTGGTGGTCTATTTCAGCATTCAGTTGATGATGTGA
- the purH gene encoding bifunctional phosphoribosylaminoimidazolecarboxamide formyltransferase/IMP cyclohydrolase, translating into MTATNRRIQRALVSVYDKTGIEGLADAFIKAGTEVVSTGSTAERLSELGVNVTEVQTVTGFPESLGGRVKTLDPHIHAGILADMTNPTQAEELKSLGIKSFDMVIVNLYPFADTVRSGADEADIIEKIDIGGPSMIRGAAKNSASVAVITDPEDYALAAQRVADGSGFSLQERRWLASKAFATTAAYDATIFEWTGSHWTEPQSISASDKVGSESTTQNTETKQSQQQDRNIAMFPPHLTHTWDYSHGLRYGENPHQQASLYVDALDQTGFAHAQQLGGKPMSYNNYVDADAAWRAVWDFAPQIAVAVCKHNNPCGLAIGKDVVQAHLKAHACDPMSAYGGVIAANSTVTLEMAQNVRPIFTEVIVAPDYEPEALELLKAHKKNLRILKVAQSPHTDVQFRQIDGGILVQSIDKIDAPGDNPDQWKLVSGETAEADTLSDLVFAWRAIRCVKSNAVLLAHNQATVGIGMGQVNRVDSCHLAVERANTLANGENRACGSVAASDAFFPFADGAEALIDAGVKAIVQPGGSIRDQEVIDVAQKHGITMYLTGTRHFFH; encoded by the coding sequence ATGACAGCAACCAATCGTAGGATTCAGCGAGCTTTGGTATCGGTTTATGACAAAACCGGTATCGAAGGCCTCGCAGATGCGTTCATCAAGGCAGGCACCGAGGTGGTTTCCACGGGGTCTACCGCGGAACGACTTTCGGAACTTGGTGTGAATGTCACTGAAGTCCAAACAGTCACCGGTTTCCCGGAAAGCCTTGGAGGCCGCGTCAAAACGCTTGATCCCCATATCCATGCCGGTATTCTGGCCGATATGACGAATCCGACGCAGGCCGAGGAATTGAAGTCGCTCGGCATCAAGTCCTTTGACATGGTCATCGTCAACCTTTATCCGTTCGCCGACACGGTGCGTTCCGGCGCCGATGAAGCCGATATCATCGAGAAAATCGATATTGGCGGTCCTTCAATGATTCGTGGAGCGGCGAAGAACAGTGCAAGCGTTGCCGTCATCACCGATCCCGAAGACTATGCCCTTGCCGCCCAGCGTGTTGCCGATGGCTCAGGTTTCTCTTTGCAGGAACGGCGCTGGCTGGCTTCCAAAGCGTTCGCAACGACTGCGGCTTACGATGCGACGATATTCGAATGGACCGGCAGTCACTGGACGGAACCCCAAAGCATTTCCGCAAGCGACAAGGTCGGCAGCGAGTCTACAACACAAAACACTGAAACGAAGCAGTCACAACAGCAAGACCGGAACATCGCGATGTTCCCACCTCACCTGACTCATACATGGGACTATTCGCACGGGTTACGCTACGGTGAAAATCCCCATCAGCAAGCCAGTCTCTATGTCGATGCGCTCGACCAGACGGGATTCGCCCACGCGCAGCAGCTTGGCGGCAAACCAATGAGCTACAACAACTACGTTGACGCTGATGCGGCTTGGCGAGCGGTCTGGGATTTCGCTCCTCAGATTGCCGTGGCCGTGTGCAAGCACAACAATCCTTGCGGACTGGCCATTGGCAAGGATGTGGTGCAAGCGCATCTGAAGGCCCATGCCTGCGACCCGATGAGTGCTTATGGCGGCGTGATTGCCGCGAATTCAACGGTCACGCTGGAAATGGCTCAAAACGTCCGTCCCATTTTCACCGAGGTCATTGTGGCACCGGATTACGAACCGGAAGCATTGGAACTGCTGAAGGCTCATAAGAAGAACCTGCGCATCCTGAAGGTGGCCCAGTCTCCTCATACCGATGTTCAATTCCGTCAAATCGACGGCGGTATTCTCGTACAGTCTATTGACAAAATCGATGCCCCTGGTGACAATCCTGACCAGTGGAAATTGGTTTCAGGCGAAACTGCAGAGGCAGATACGCTCAGCGATTTGGTGTTCGCGTGGCGTGCGATTCGCTGCGTGAAATCCAATGCGGTGTTGTTGGCTCACAATCAGGCAACTGTTGGCATCGGCATGGGACAGGTCAATAGGGTCGACTCCTGCCATTTGGCTGTCGAACGTGCGAATACGCTTGCTAATGGTGAGAATCGCGCATGCGGTTCCGTGGCCGCCTCGGATGCATTCTTCCCGTTTGCAGATGGTGCCGAAGCATTGATCGATGCCGGTGTCAAGGCGATTGTCCAACCCGGAGGATCAATACGTGATCAGGAAGTGATCGATGTCGCACAGAAGCACGGAATCACGATGTATCTGACAGGAACACGTCATTTCTTCCACTGA
- a CDS encoding DUF6350 family protein — MTALGGSMIFTVTLGLFLALTLLVVSVEEGGNTVQNQAVPLTFAIVLLSQGASFHAGAITLGIIPLLLTLLLIWLVAWLTKMLSSSPKSYVTGLLVWVGVMWVFTQNVAVILEDPVWLVLLKSAMVFTVGFLCGALSGSATMKKCIQFVRDNISDRLVVALKLGFMNTAILLIGYLDIGLITVLFWVITNQSAVVRIFELSNMQTGSRILTTICTLAWLPNLCLWALSWLFGSGFSIGDLAAFSLWNDHASGLPALPVFAIFPPAVSNDVLRLCLISIPLVCGFLVGIVELFWSKYFAIGAGKPSEPVTIGRTIGQFLYPIVSFFLTSALMAVLMNILFVLSSGALGQHRLAKVGVDSVASSRVVCLPSALGFSLAWLVSVIIVAMVFAMRLFFGYLRAQNKPNVSSGDGTDDDIVDASDSLTTSVSSSKTGVLAEDETKIP, encoded by the coding sequence GTGACGGCTCTGGGCGGATCGATGATATTCACGGTCACGTTAGGGCTTTTCTTGGCATTGACCTTGCTGGTGGTTTCCGTGGAAGAAGGAGGCAACACTGTTCAAAACCAAGCGGTTCCTTTGACTTTCGCGATTGTGCTGTTAAGTCAGGGTGCGAGTTTTCATGCCGGTGCCATCACTCTCGGCATCATACCGCTGCTTTTGACCTTGCTCCTGATCTGGTTGGTTGCGTGGTTGACCAAAATGCTGTCTTCCAGTCCGAAATCCTATGTCACCGGTCTTCTGGTTTGGGTCGGGGTCATGTGGGTGTTCACCCAGAACGTCGCTGTCATTCTTGAAGACCCTGTATGGCTCGTTTTGCTTAAGAGTGCTATGGTCTTCACCGTCGGTTTCTTATGTGGAGCATTGTCGGGCTCGGCGACAATGAAAAAGTGCATTCAATTCGTTCGCGACAATATTTCCGATCGTCTGGTAGTGGCTTTGAAACTTGGTTTCATGAACACGGCGATATTGCTGATCGGCTATTTGGACATCGGTTTGATCACGGTTCTTTTCTGGGTCATTACGAATCAGAGTGCTGTCGTTCGAATCTTCGAGTTGTCGAATATGCAGACCGGATCGAGGATCCTCACCACCATCTGCACCTTGGCATGGCTTCCGAACCTGTGCTTATGGGCACTGTCATGGCTCTTTGGTTCGGGTTTTTCAATCGGCGATCTCGCCGCTTTTTCGTTATGGAACGATCACGCTTCAGGGCTTCCCGCGCTGCCCGTTTTTGCCATTTTTCCCCCGGCGGTTTCCAATGATGTCCTGCGGCTTTGCCTGATATCGATTCCTTTGGTCTGCGGATTCCTTGTTGGGATCGTTGAGCTTTTTTGGTCCAAATACTTCGCCATCGGCGCCGGAAAACCCAGTGAACCGGTCACGATTGGCCGAACCATAGGCCAGTTCTTGTATCCGATTGTTTCGTTCTTTCTGACCAGCGCTTTGATGGCCGTACTGATGAATATTCTTTTCGTCCTTTCTTCGGGAGCCTTGGGACAGCATCGACTTGCCAAAGTCGGTGTTGATTCGGTGGCCTCCTCGCGTGTGGTATGCCTGCCCAGTGCCCTTGGTTTTTCGCTGGCATGGCTTGTTTCGGTGATAATCGTGGCGATGGTGTTTGCTATGCGATTGTTCTTCGGCTATCTTCGAGCACAAAACAAACCGAATGTCAGTTCCGGCGATGGCACCGATGACGATATCGTCGACGCCTCTGATTCCCTAACAACTTCCGTTTCGTCTTCAAAAACCGGAGTACTTGCTGAAGATGAGACGAAAATCCCATAA
- the sucD gene encoding succinate--CoA ligase subunit alpha: protein MTLFVEDNAPVIVQGMTGHQGMTHTARMLNAGTGIVGGVNPRKAGQCVTFHIDESGKDVDIPVYATCSDAKKATGAKASVIFVPPRFAKDAMLEAIEAGIGLIVVITEGIPVADTAYCVELALQKGIRIIGPNCPGLLKLPDTSNVCDKGINLGIIPDGIVSSGPLGLVSKSGTLTYQLMGELSDIGFTACIGVGGDPIVGTTLVEALQQFEADENTKAVIMIGEIGGNAEQDAAAWAKEHMTKPVVAYIAGFTAPEGKQMGHAGAIVSGGKGTAQDKKEALEVAGIPVGKTPAQAAQLIRRIVDGGISKA, encoded by the coding sequence ATGACACTTTTCGTCGAAGACAATGCACCGGTTATCGTCCAAGGCATGACCGGCCATCAGGGCATGACGCATACGGCGCGTATGCTCAACGCCGGAACCGGTATTGTAGGTGGTGTCAATCCTCGTAAGGCCGGTCAATGCGTGACCTTTCATATCGATGAATCCGGCAAAGATGTCGATATTCCCGTTTATGCCACATGTAGTGATGCCAAAAAGGCTACCGGTGCCAAGGCCAGTGTTATTTTCGTCCCTCCACGTTTTGCCAAGGACGCGATGCTCGAAGCCATAGAAGCCGGCATCGGCTTGATTGTCGTCATCACTGAAGGCATTCCTGTGGCCGATACGGCATACTGTGTGGAACTTGCCCTGCAGAAGGGCATCAGAATCATCGGTCCCAATTGCCCAGGGCTGCTTAAACTTCCTGACACTTCCAATGTTTGCGACAAGGGCATCAACCTTGGCATCATTCCCGATGGCATCGTCTCATCCGGTCCCCTGGGCCTAGTTTCGAAGTCCGGAACCTTGACCTATCAACTGATGGGTGAGCTTTCGGATATCGGCTTCACCGCATGCATCGGAGTGGGTGGTGACCCGATAGTTGGAACCACGCTGGTCGAGGCGTTACAGCAATTCGAAGCGGATGAAAACACCAAAGCCGTCATCATGATCGGGGAGATTGGCGGCAATGCGGAGCAGGATGCCGCCGCTTGGGCCAAGGAACATATGACGAAGCCCGTTGTGGCTTATATCGCAGGTTTTACCGCGCCAGAAGGCAAGCAGATGGGCCATGCCGGTGCCATCGTCTCCGGCGGCAAAGGCACCGCGCAGGATAAGAAGGAAGCGCTTGAAGTCGCCGGGATTCCGGTCGGGAAGACCCCGGCACAGGCGGCCCAACTCATTCGCAGGATCGTGGACGGCGGGATATCCAAGGCATGA
- the sucC gene encoding ADP-forming succinate--CoA ligase subunit beta, whose amino-acid sequence MDLYEYQARQLLEEQGIDTPKGIFAQNSHEVAEAADAIGYPCVIKAQVRTGHRGQAGGVKLAETQDDAILSSEQILPMTIRGHKVSGVLVAEAKNVIHEYYVSISLDRSSRDFDVLATANGGTEVEEIAREHPESVKRLHISALQDFDRDAARKMAESIGFYHADVDQAADVLLKMWKCFKDDDATLVEINPLAKIGDPDDESTKKLCALDAKISLDDNAAFRHDGWKRFADTTHTDLFEERAKQHGLHYVHLKGEVGVIGNGAGLVMSSLDAVSGAGEEQGTGAKPANFLDIGGGASAEVMSTSLSIVLSDPQVESVFVNVYGGITACDEVAHGIIEALGKLNVSKPIVVRFDGNAAKEGLRILEDAHNPNIHVSGTMEEAAQEAARLAMTAKEATK is encoded by the coding sequence ATGGATCTTTATGAGTATCAGGCACGGCAGCTTCTTGAGGAGCAGGGAATAGACACGCCCAAGGGCATATTCGCCCAGAATTCCCATGAGGTCGCCGAGGCTGCGGATGCAATAGGATATCCATGCGTCATCAAAGCTCAGGTGCGTACTGGGCATCGTGGTCAGGCCGGTGGCGTGAAGCTTGCCGAAACACAGGATGATGCCATCCTTTCTTCGGAACAGATCCTGCCTATGACCATTCGTGGTCATAAGGTCAGTGGCGTTCTTGTGGCTGAAGCAAAAAATGTGATTCATGAGTATTACGTTTCCATTTCACTTGATCGTTCGTCTCGCGATTTCGACGTGCTGGCAACCGCCAACGGTGGCACTGAAGTCGAGGAAATTGCTCGTGAGCATCCCGAATCGGTGAAGCGCCTTCATATCAGCGCCTTACAGGATTTTGATAGGGATGCCGCACGTAAAATGGCGGAATCAATTGGGTTCTACCATGCCGATGTGGACCAAGCGGCTGACGTGCTGTTGAAGATGTGGAAATGCTTCAAAGACGACGATGCCACGCTTGTCGAGATCAATCCGCTGGCCAAGATCGGTGATCCGGATGACGAATCCACCAAGAAACTGTGTGCGCTTGATGCAAAGATCTCGTTGGATGATAATGCCGCATTCCGCCATGACGGTTGGAAACGTTTCGCTGATACAACCCATACCGATTTGTTCGAGGAACGTGCCAAACAGCACGGTTTGCACTATGTCCATCTGAAAGGCGAAGTCGGCGTCATCGGCAATGGCGCAGGACTGGTAATGAGCTCGCTTGATGCCGTATCCGGTGCCGGAGAGGAACAGGGGACGGGTGCGAAACCGGCTAACTTCCTGGATATTGGCGGTGGCGCTTCTGCTGAAGTGATGAGTACGAGTCTTTCGATTGTACTTTCTGATCCACAGGTCGAATCCGTGTTTGTCAATGTGTATGGTGGCATTACAGCCTGCGATGAGGTAGCTCATGGAATCATTGAGGCGCTGGGAAAACTGAACGTGTCCAAGCCAATCGTCGTAAGGTTCGACGGCAATGCTGCCAAGGAAGGCCTTAGAATCCTGGAGGATGCTCACAACCCCAACATCCACGTCAGTGGCACCATGGAAGAAGCGGCTCAAGAAGCAGCAAGGCTTGCCATGACCGCTAAGGAGGCCACGAAATGA
- a CDS encoding adenine phosphoribosyltransferase — MTQSDITITELGKVGEEDAEYVVSLIRTIPGFPKEGVLFRDFIPVLADPRGFSIMMKALELALPVSADSFDYVAGLEARGFLIGPPLAAQMGKGFLSVRKAGKLPPETIGESYSLEYGEATVEMEKDAIKPGDKVLIVDDLIATGGTAKAAADLIEKAGGKVVGFSFVMELIGLSGRSDLAGVPISSLVTMPA; from the coding sequence ATGACACAATCGGACATCACCATTACAGAACTTGGCAAAGTCGGGGAAGAGGACGCAGAATACGTCGTCTCGCTCATCCGGACCATCCCCGGTTTTCCCAAAGAAGGTGTTCTGTTCCGTGATTTCATCCCGGTTCTGGCAGACCCTCGCGGTTTTTCGATCATGATGAAAGCCTTGGAACTGGCGCTGCCAGTTTCTGCCGATTCATTCGATTATGTGGCAGGTTTGGAGGCACGAGGGTTCCTTATCGGACCTCCGCTTGCTGCACAAATGGGCAAGGGCTTCCTGTCCGTGCGAAAGGCAGGAAAACTGCCACCGGAAACCATCGGTGAAAGCTATTCGCTTGAATATGGTGAAGCGACCGTAGAGATGGAAAAAGATGCTATCAAGCCGGGCGATAAAGTACTTATCGTTGATGATCTTATAGCCACTGGCGGCACCGCAAAGGCAGCGGCCGACCTCATTGAAAAGGCTGGAGGCAAGGTCGTTGGTTTTAGCTTTGTCATGGAACTCATCGGTCTTTCCGGCAGAAGCGATTTGGCAGGCGTGCCGATCAGTTCGCTTGTCACTATGCCTGCATGA
- the yajC gene encoding preprotein translocase subunit YajC encodes MPGGSNTLFIIIIIVAMVGLMWWQSRKSKQQQQKVKDFRSSLQPGDLVQTIGGVIGEVVSVDTKYEEIVIDSEGSKIRFGFRSISKKYERPAFIDDDEVDEDGNPVANEDTDAANEAEGTASSTEQSTQSGDHQAQKPFDNENETKENADDADGNSSDDAGKNDAKKDK; translated from the coding sequence GTGCCCGGTGGCAGCAATACGCTCTTTATTATTATCATCATCGTTGCAATGGTTGGATTGATGTGGTGGCAATCACGCAAATCCAAACAGCAGCAACAAAAAGTCAAGGATTTCCGTTCCTCGTTGCAGCCTGGTGATCTAGTACAGACGATCGGTGGCGTTATCGGTGAAGTCGTTTCCGTCGATACCAAGTACGAAGAGATCGTCATCGACTCCGAGGGATCCAAGATTCGATTCGGGTTCCGTTCAATCAGCAAGAAATACGAGCGCCCCGCCTTCATCGACGATGACGAGGTAGACGAGGACGGCAACCCGGTTGCGAACGAAGATACGGATGCTGCCAACGAGGCTGAGGGTACCGCCAGCAGCACCGAACAATCAACACAGTCTGGTGATCATCAGGCGCAGAAGCCGTTTGATAACGAGAACGAAACCAAAGAAAACGCAGATGATGCTGATGGCAATTCGTCAGATGATGCGGGGAAGAACGACGCTAAAAAAGACAAGTAA
- the ruvB gene encoding Holliday junction branch migration DNA helicase RuvB has protein sequence MAETNGTQSNRGADEESLRMISSEPIGNEPVSEEELRPRALEGFIGQPLLKAQLQLFLDAARKRDVPPDHILLAGPPGLGKTTLAMIVANELQVPIRVTSGPAIQHAGDLASILSSLDEGEVLFIDEIHRLPRPAEELLYIAMEDFRVDVMVGKGPGASSIPLTLPRFTVIGATTREGMLPSPLRARFGFTAHLDFYPHEELERLIERSAGVLGINLAEGSAKQLSLRSRGTPRIANRLLRRVRDWAIVHDLDQVGPDDVESALELYQIDSEGLDRLDLAVLNAIVKNFDGGPVGLNNLSAMVGEESETVETVCEPYLVREGFLVRTPKGRVATQKAWQHLGLVPKDDVNKLF, from the coding sequence ATGGCAGAGACCAACGGAACACAATCCAATAGGGGAGCCGACGAGGAATCATTGCGTATGATTTCCTCCGAACCGATTGGCAACGAACCGGTCAGCGAAGAGGAACTCCGTCCTCGTGCACTTGAAGGCTTCATCGGCCAACCCCTGCTCAAAGCGCAGCTGCAGCTGTTTTTGGATGCCGCCAGGAAGCGTGACGTGCCTCCGGACCATATTCTGCTTGCCGGTCCTCCAGGATTGGGCAAGACCACATTGGCGATGATTGTGGCCAACGAATTGCAGGTGCCGATACGCGTCACGTCCGGTCCGGCCATTCAGCATGCCGGCGATTTGGCTTCCATTCTCAGTTCTCTTGATGAGGGCGAAGTCCTGTTCATCGACGAGATTCATCGTCTGCCTCGTCCTGCCGAAGAGCTGCTCTATATCGCCATGGAGGATTTCCGTGTCGATGTCATGGTAGGCAAAGGGCCAGGAGCCTCTTCCATTCCGTTGACGTTGCCACGCTTCACTGTCATCGGCGCTACTACGCGTGAAGGTATGCTGCCTTCGCCGCTTCGCGCTCGCTTCGGTTTCACTGCGCATTTGGATTTCTATCCGCATGAGGAACTGGAACGGCTGATCGAGCGTAGCGCAGGTGTGTTGGGCATCAATTTGGCCGAGGGCAGCGCTAAGCAGCTTTCACTACGCAGCCGCGGTACACCGCGTATCGCCAATCGTCTGCTTCGGCGTGTGCGTGACTGGGCGATCGTTCATGATCTCGACCAGGTAGGGCCGGATGATGTCGAATCGGCACTTGAGTTGTATCAGATTGATTCAGAAGGGCTTGACAGACTTGATTTGGCGGTTTTGAACGCCATTGTCAAGAATTTTGACGGAGGTCCGGTCGGTCTGAACAATCTTTCCGCGATGGTCGGTGAGGAATCCGAGACGGTGGAAACCGTATGTGAACCCTATCTGGTGCGCGAAGGATTCCTTGTACGCACGCCCAAAGGCAGGGTTGCAACGCAAAAGGCCTGGCAGCACTTGGGGCTTGTACCCAAGGATGATGTCAACAAGTTATTCTAA
- the ruvA gene encoding Holliday junction branch migration protein RuvA, with product MIGMLNGRVETVGGDAALIDVNGIGFEVRMPAAELSALHSGQEAKIFTSLNVSQDAIALYGFLSQSSKRMFLQLQKVSGIGPRVALSLLSTLPPDKLAKTVMDGDAAALAKAPGLGKKGAQKIILELRGSINLDEIESGHASAEPEYDTGTTEVIEGLVSLGWRESDAAHAVTKVCKENNIATPLEKSDIPKVLKLALTSLDRGR from the coding sequence ATGATCGGAATGCTTAACGGCAGGGTGGAGACAGTTGGGGGTGACGCCGCACTTATCGATGTCAACGGCATCGGCTTTGAAGTGCGCATGCCCGCTGCCGAGCTTTCCGCCCTTCATTCGGGGCAGGAAGCCAAGATCTTCACTTCATTGAATGTCTCGCAGGATGCCATTGCGCTCTACGGGTTTCTTTCCCAGTCTTCGAAACGTATGTTTCTGCAGCTTCAGAAAGTCAGCGGTATCGGCCCACGTGTGGCGCTGTCGTTGCTTTCCACACTTCCTCCTGACAAGCTTGCGAAAACCGTCATGGACGGGGACGCGGCAGCTCTGGCCAAGGCACCTGGACTAGGTAAGAAAGGCGCACAGAAGATCATTCTCGAACTTCGTGGTTCCATCAATCTTGACGAGATTGAAAGCGGACATGCTTCGGCCGAACCTGAGTACGATACCGGTACCACCGAGGTCATTGAAGGCCTTGTTTCATTGGGATGGCGAGAAAGTGATGCCGCCCATGCCGTTACCAAGGTCTGCAAGGAAAATAACATTGCCACGCCATTGGAGAAGTCGGATATTCCCAAAGTGCTGAAATTGGCACTGACATCCTTGGATCGGGGGCGGTAA
- the ruvC gene encoding crossover junction endodeoxyribonuclease RuvC, which yields MIILGVDPGLTRCGVGVIEADASRRLSFVHVDVVRSDPHISQDLRLLAIYNGLAAKIDEFSPDTVSIERVFAQENRNTVLGTAQAAGLAMLAAAQRGIPVALHTPTEAKMAVTGNGRAEKIQVERMVARILNLNKIPEPADAADALAQAICHALRPSGALEGGEREEHLTLAQRQWAQAQQHAKKRHSVDRGM from the coding sequence GTGATTATCCTTGGCGTCGACCCTGGGCTCACACGCTGCGGGGTCGGTGTGATAGAAGCCGACGCATCGCGCCGGCTTTCTTTTGTTCACGTCGATGTCGTACGTAGTGACCCGCACATTTCGCAGGATTTGCGCCTGTTGGCGATTTACAACGGGCTTGCGGCTAAAATCGACGAGTTTTCACCTGATACCGTTTCCATCGAACGTGTGTTCGCCCAAGAGAATCGCAACACCGTATTGGGCACCGCTCAGGCCGCCGGATTGGCGATGCTTGCCGCGGCGCAACGTGGCATTCCTGTCGCCCTGCACACGCCGACGGAAGCGAAGATGGCCGTTACCGGAAATGGACGGGCTGAAAAGATTCAGGTCGAACGTATGGTGGCCCGTATTCTGAACCTCAACAAGATTCCGGAACCAGCCGACGCCGCCGACGCGCTGGCACAGGCGATATGCCACGCGTTGCGGCCTTCCGGAGCGCTTGAAGGCGGGGAACGCGAAGAACATCTGACCCTTGCCCAACGCCAGTGGGCACAGGCCCAGCAGCATGCCAAGAAACGCCATAGCGTCGACAGGGGAATGTAA